The following coding sequences lie in one Enterococcus sp. 9E7_DIV0242 genomic window:
- a CDS encoding RCC1 domain-containing protein yields the protein MLKRIKKHKLIASIVTIVSLLALLAGVGYARQGTKIQANESSGENPTVLLDPIQALSVGVPTDYDKTNDGYQGVGAWDAPTIGILSAVKFTKAAAGYLGGASLDSAGKVWTWGDNRFGQLGNGKLFATTTASTSTRVAYAGGIVRVPYFVDNNINVIEIAAGFYSYYALDDQGNVYAWGDNRSQQLGFVGGNMTTGAAINNSQNTPVKVAGLPKIKSISGTNGYDTYMAAAAIGEDGSLWVWGANNYGAHGQGNNTSTNAYQATPHKVTFSENVDIVKVSIASYAYGPYIHVIDSNGDRWAWGTNNGNVLGISGMGSGAQYASTPVKIAAGTTSGMGKLVDISSSYRWNIALDENGRVWQWGTIYGVSGGTATTTSYATPVEVKFSAAEIAKVGYTPIPKAVSAGESVSYIIDQYGRSWALGSGRYFGFGREGGYEDANDQMEAEAVQYPKVIGDGDTQIYDTSPKDPAEGRTAGAYGVYSFNQLHPTIYDKKYTDPSEDKWKNLAFSPIPKISAIFSQRSSTMFIDEDGNLFRWGNDGSGSIAWGWDYQSQYDQNGDLVNGLYDRYTYEVMWMRGSPSIDNIGLSIKSDPKKIYKSTGEETPVSVETSFPASFHDANMNFDMQAILKDLKYVYLPYDTTDENFSKSSLTKDEFLDLYNRADAADKGDLVDTAIASDDEAKTVAFDLPAAKDNGKLWVMIEDEAYGRTTYTLQAYTFDNFYTELALDHIGVDHNDVSKEVYGSNTENIVKVTQDGIADLVGFPLDTNGNIIGTMTKQPTFGYDEVAVSNLSDDQLEAIDPNLTKYWIWYSPQASSKTYTLNGVDASNSADITAVTGQLAVTDAYTHVFHYDVNPNALVNLHYIGVDAAGNRISEFSMTPNPENELFKEMEYTRTPPTLSEASGYKIKGYRVVYTTPPADPVNVTGLIDVNLDGDMVFTIPWDTSVTDATVIVVYEQAPMAYFISADRGVSPYTGVADFVDENLRTSKDTVFTHEPNDAAIDTEYAIVGYKIFNGKITDVSALDLTTATQSLNSDGKSEYTPPSGQDEYTVVYIYEKAPLVHYVAADKGATSSNLLTDFSMNSERLAKDTTHSKTPIYANDDYVMVGYKVISGKLADGTTNTDISGYTATTSGTASFKPSDYGYELTVIFVYEKKTLVHFVGINGQDPDNLVFMENWDIDSRKEVKGSTNTQTPKDYTNPDGYKAIGYYVVNGKVTDPTTVDLSQVGTLTTSGDASYTVPTDQDEITIIFVYEIPPSVAQFHVRQVIVDSNSNVKVPTTGFMTLTQGHPGSSWTFTAKELNITTTSRKESQAAKYSDYVLPISKEYMGYGLTWITPQYYEYKGYKISSIDGDYDSSGINTSKEIHIDFTDDKEYWVTVYLTPTTEHPGNYSWKDALNDFGKILIP from the coding sequence ATGCTGAAAAGAATCAAGAAGCATAAATTGATTGCTTCGATTGTGACAATCGTATCATTACTAGCCCTTTTGGCTGGTGTAGGGTATGCAAGACAAGGAACGAAAATTCAAGCAAATGAAAGCAGTGGAGAAAATCCAACTGTATTACTTGACCCGATTCAAGCTCTTTCCGTTGGAGTGCCGACAGATTATGATAAGACCAATGATGGCTATCAGGGTGTCGGCGCTTGGGATGCACCAACTATTGGGATTTTATCAGCAGTGAAGTTTACCAAAGCAGCTGCAGGTTATCTAGGTGGAGCATCGCTGGATTCAGCAGGTAAAGTTTGGACATGGGGCGATAACCGATTTGGACAATTAGGAAACGGTAAACTATTTGCTACAACAACCGCATCTACAAGCACTCGAGTTGCTTATGCCGGCGGGATCGTCCGTGTTCCCTATTTTGTTGACAACAATATTAACGTTATTGAAATCGCAGCTGGATTTTATAGTTATTATGCGCTGGATGATCAAGGGAATGTCTATGCGTGGGGGGATAACAGAAGCCAGCAGTTAGGTTTTGTTGGCGGAAATATGACTACAGGTGCAGCGATCAATAATTCTCAAAATACACCTGTCAAAGTAGCGGGACTCCCTAAAATCAAGTCGATCTCAGGAACGAATGGGTACGACACTTATATGGCAGCCGCTGCAATTGGGGAAGACGGCTCACTTTGGGTGTGGGGTGCCAATAACTATGGCGCACATGGCCAAGGGAACAATACAAGTACGAACGCTTATCAAGCAACTCCCCATAAAGTAACATTTAGTGAGAATGTTGATATTGTCAAGGTTTCTATTGCTTCTTACGCTTATGGACCATATATCCATGTTATTGATAGTAATGGGGATCGTTGGGCATGGGGAACAAATAATGGCAATGTGTTAGGAATTAGCGGTATGGGTTCCGGCGCACAATATGCATCAACACCTGTAAAAATTGCAGCAGGTACTACTTCCGGTATGGGCAAGCTTGTTGATATTAGTAGCAGCTACCGCTGGAATATTGCTTTAGATGAAAACGGCCGAGTTTGGCAATGGGGTACGATTTACGGTGTGAGTGGTGGAACAGCCACGACAACAAGCTATGCAACGCCTGTTGAAGTCAAATTCAGCGCGGCGGAAATAGCTAAAGTTGGCTATACGCCTATCCCTAAAGCAGTGAGTGCCGGTGAAAGCGTCAGCTATATCATCGATCAATATGGACGATCGTGGGCATTGGGAAGCGGCCGATATTTCGGTTTTGGTCGTGAAGGTGGTTATGAAGATGCCAACGATCAGATGGAGGCTGAAGCGGTTCAATATCCTAAGGTGATTGGTGATGGTGATACACAGATTTATGATACCAGTCCAAAAGATCCGGCAGAAGGACGAACGGCTGGAGCCTACGGCGTATACTCATTTAACCAATTGCATCCAACCATCTATGATAAAAAATATACCGATCCTTCGGAAGATAAATGGAAGAATCTAGCTTTTTCACCAATTCCTAAAATTTCTGCTATCTTTAGTCAACGTTCGTCAACAATGTTTATTGATGAAGATGGAAATCTCTTCCGTTGGGGAAATGATGGTTCAGGTTCAATAGCTTGGGGCTGGGATTACCAAAGTCAATATGATCAAAATGGTGACTTGGTCAATGGATTATATGACCGTTACACCTATGAAGTCATGTGGATGCGGGGATCGCCAAGTATTGACAACATTGGACTAAGCATTAAATCTGATCCGAAAAAGATTTATAAGTCAACAGGAGAAGAAACGCCTGTATCAGTGGAAACGTCATTTCCGGCATCCTTCCATGATGCGAACATGAACTTCGATATGCAAGCTATTTTGAAGGATTTGAAATATGTTTATTTACCATACGATACAACGGATGAAAACTTTAGCAAATCATCTTTGACAAAAGATGAATTTTTAGACTTGTATAATCGTGCAGATGCAGCAGATAAGGGCGATTTGGTCGATACAGCAATAGCATCGGATGATGAAGCGAAAACAGTAGCTTTTGATTTGCCTGCTGCCAAAGATAATGGCAAACTGTGGGTCATGATCGAAGATGAAGCCTATGGCCGTACGACATACACGTTACAAGCCTACACATTTGATAATTTCTACACAGAGCTTGCTTTAGATCATATAGGTGTAGACCATAATGATGTAAGTAAAGAAGTATATGGCTCAAATACCGAAAATATTGTAAAAGTCACACAAGATGGCATTGCTGATCTTGTTGGTTTCCCATTAGACACGAACGGAAACATCATAGGAACAATGACCAAGCAACCAACCTTTGGCTATGACGAAGTAGCAGTAAGCAACCTGTCTGATGATCAACTGGAAGCAATCGACCCCAATTTGACGAAATATTGGATATGGTATAGCCCACAGGCGAGTAGCAAAACGTATACGTTGAATGGTGTGGACGCTTCGAATAGTGCGGATATCACTGCAGTAACAGGTCAACTAGCGGTAACAGATGCGTATACACATGTCTTTCATTATGACGTCAATCCGAATGCGTTAGTTAATCTGCATTATATTGGTGTAGATGCCGCTGGTAATCGGATCAGTGAGTTTTCAATGACGCCAAATCCCGAGAATGAGCTATTCAAGGAGATGGAGTATACTCGAACACCACCGACGCTTTCCGAAGCTAGCGGATACAAGATCAAAGGGTACAGGGTTGTCTATACAACACCTCCTGCAGATCCAGTCAATGTAACTGGTTTGATAGATGTAAATTTAGATGGGGACATGGTTTTCACTATTCCTTGGGATACATCTGTGACAGATGCAACTGTGATAGTGGTCTATGAGCAAGCACCAATGGCTTATTTCATTAGTGCAGATAGAGGGGTTTCTCCATATACAGGTGTTGCTGATTTCGTGGATGAAAATCTACGCACATCCAAAGATACAGTATTTACCCATGAACCGAATGACGCAGCTATCGATACTGAATACGCGATTGTTGGTTATAAGATTTTCAATGGGAAAATCACTGATGTATCTGCGTTGGACTTGACTACTGCTACTCAAAGTCTGAATAGCGACGGGAAATCAGAATATACTCCGCCAAGTGGACAGGATGAATATACGGTTGTCTACATCTATGAAAAAGCGCCGTTGGTCCATTACGTAGCTGCGGATAAAGGTGCAACATCAAGTAACCTGTTGACAGATTTTTCTATGAACTCTGAACGGTTGGCAAAGGATACAACGCATTCGAAAACCCCTATTTATGCTAATGATGATTATGTCATGGTGGGCTACAAGGTAATTAGTGGGAAGCTGGCTGATGGTACAACGAATACGGATATTTCCGGTTATACCGCTACAACTAGTGGTACAGCCTCCTTCAAACCGAGTGATTATGGGTATGAATTAACTGTAATTTTTGTTTATGAGAAAAAGACACTTGTTCATTTTGTAGGAATCAATGGTCAGGACCCGGACAATCTAGTGTTTATGGAGAATTGGGATATTGATTCCAGAAAAGAAGTAAAGGGCAGTACGAATACACAAACACCAAAGGATTATACAAATCCAGATGGTTACAAGGCAATAGGTTATTATGTTGTCAATGGCAAAGTTACTGATCCGACTACTGTTGATTTGAGTCAGGTAGGTACGTTAACTACTTCTGGTGATGCTTCGTATACAGTACCGACAGATCAGGATGAAATAACGATCATTTTTGTGTATGAGATTCCTCCTTCTGTGGCGCAGTTCCATGTTCGTCAGGTTATCGTTGATAGTAATTCAAATGTGAAGGTTCCAACAACAGGCTTTATGACCTTGACCCAAGGGCATCCAGGTAGCAGTTGGACATTTACGGCGAAAGAGCTGAATATTACAACGACTTCCAGAAAAGAAAGTCAAGCAGCCAAATATTCTGATTATGTATTACCGATTTCCAAAGAATATATGGGGTATGGCTTGACATGGATCACACCACAGTATTATGAATACAAGGGATACAAGATTTCTTCAATTGACGGCGATTACGATTCATCAGGTATAAATACCTCAAAAGAAATCCATATTGATTTCACGGATGATAAAGAGTATTGGGTGACAGTTTATCTGACACCAACAACAGAACATCCGGGAAATTATAGTTGGAAAGATGCCCTCAATGATTTTGGGAAGATATTGATTCCTTAG
- a CDS encoding ComEA family DNA-binding protein — translation MKTKSMFSYLVVVGAVFGGALGFGNEQAEAKMIIEGNEETRLQFIPTIQQDGNLSITRTAEGSVWEKWSLGMKRDLGDFWGGEPGRPQVAYVTGGMVTEFDGFNEVNGIFRVDSSLLKELDETVDDTGYYIFDSQNTNQVNIGYTRTEQRTQYFEGSEETYENSKSGVLFSEAHSLAVAVDLLKSSYVEQGIISVHPVLRFEAALVQGDSTAQFAVGNNVNYNYFNYGTTPVYGGSESSFVYSYHGSDYQEFYLPFAEGFSGPTKMFIDVDAKTIGQQTEYSFRNFQVVLERYVPITMASYEELLLLDGIGTTLAQRIIDYRETTGFNSLDDLQNVKGIGPATIAKIKAQGLARVDSYFN, via the coding sequence ATGAAGACAAAAAGTATGTTTAGCTATTTGGTTGTTGTGGGTGCTGTGTTTGGTGGAGCTCTTGGTTTTGGTAATGAGCAAGCTGAGGCAAAGATGATCATTGAAGGAAATGAAGAAACGAGGTTGCAATTTATTCCAACAATTCAACAAGATGGAAATCTGTCGATTACACGAACGGCTGAGGGATCTGTTTGGGAGAAATGGTCTCTCGGAATGAAGCGAGACCTTGGTGATTTTTGGGGTGGAGAACCAGGAAGACCGCAAGTAGCATATGTGACTGGCGGAATGGTGACCGAGTTTGACGGATTCAATGAAGTAAATGGCATATTCAGAGTGGATTCATCCTTACTGAAGGAGTTAGATGAAACTGTAGATGATACAGGGTATTACATTTTTGACTCTCAAAACACCAATCAGGTGAATATTGGTTATACACGAACGGAACAGCGTACACAGTATTTTGAAGGCTCAGAAGAAACGTATGAAAATTCAAAATCCGGTGTGCTGTTTTCGGAAGCACATTCTTTGGCTGTAGCAGTTGATTTGCTGAAAAGCAGCTATGTGGAACAAGGAATAATCTCTGTTCATCCGGTGCTAAGATTCGAAGCTGCTTTAGTTCAGGGAGACTCAACAGCGCAATTTGCCGTTGGCAATAATGTTAACTATAACTATTTCAACTATGGGACAACGCCCGTGTACGGTGGAAGTGAGAGTTCTTTCGTCTATTCTTACCATGGAAGTGACTACCAAGAGTTTTATCTTCCTTTCGCTGAGGGCTTCTCTGGCCCAACCAAAATGTTTATTGATGTAGATGCAAAAACCATCGGTCAACAAACTGAATATAGTTTCCGCAATTTCCAAGTCGTGCTGGAGCGCTATGTCCCTATCACGATGGCGAGCTATGAAGAATTATTGCTACTTGATGGCATTGGGACAACCTTGGCGCAAAGAATCATTGATTACAGAGAAACTACAGGATTTAATAGCTTAGATGACCTGCAAAATGTCAAAGGGATCGGGCCTGCAACGATAGCCAAAATTAAGGCGCAAGGCTTGGCAAGAGTGGATAGTTATTTCAATTAA
- a CDS encoding YueI family protein, producing the protein MAKDELQKHLDSSLYGAPKLKPDEQRKYMGTFRERCYVTMTIAQMKSERDKKNFLKELAAHPQGTVLLNGKMDMTLQSAYIKMINAQGGRFTVVNEAQSSEPDALGLVLAADHAVDISEVDIDKKYPATPEPKPVEKESFWKSLFH; encoded by the coding sequence ATGGCAAAAGATGAATTACAGAAGCATTTAGATAGTTCGCTCTATGGCGCACCGAAGCTCAAGCCAGATGAACAACGAAAATATATGGGGACCTTTAGAGAACGTTGTTATGTCACAATGACCATCGCACAGATGAAATCAGAGAGAGATAAAAAGAATTTTTTGAAAGAGTTGGCAGCCCACCCACAAGGGACTGTTTTACTGAATGGAAAAATGGACATGACCTTACAATCGGCCTACATTAAAATGATTAATGCACAAGGCGGTCGTTTTACAGTTGTCAATGAGGCACAAAGCAGTGAGCCTGATGCATTAGGCTTGGTTTTAGCTGCTGATCACGCGGTAGATATATCAGAAGTAGATATCGACAAAAAGTATCCGGCTACGCCCGAACCAAAGCCTGTTGAAAAAGAAAGCTTTTGGAAAAGTTTATTTCATTAG
- a CDS encoding ABC transporter permease: protein MKKIGLFLFLLLLAFISIFVGVKDISFTQLFQWNSEQQLVLLTTRVPRTVSLMIAGSTISISGLIMQHLTQNKFVSPGTAGTMDSARLGILVVMIFFPTAPLLFRSFIAFLFALAGTLIFLSLTRFLPAKNQVMVPLIGVMFGNIIGSIATFFAYQFQLVQNMSSWLQGNFSTVMKGSYELLYLTLPLLALIYLFAYRFTIAGMGEDLATNVGLNYRRTQFLGLSIVALSSAVVLIMVGSIPFLGVIVPNLVAMYYGDHMKNTLSVTAIGGSVFLLICDILARVVIAPYEIPVSVVVGVLGSVIFIALLLRRRTA, encoded by the coding sequence ATGAAAAAAATAGGCCTATTTTTGTTCTTACTCCTTTTGGCTTTCATATCGATATTCGTTGGAGTAAAAGATATTTCTTTTACCCAGCTTTTTCAATGGAATTCTGAGCAACAGCTAGTTTTGTTGACTACAAGAGTACCAAGGACAGTGAGTTTAATGATTGCCGGCAGCACGATCAGCATTTCCGGTTTGATCATGCAGCATTTGACGCAGAACAAGTTTGTTTCACCGGGGACTGCAGGAACAATGGATAGTGCGCGTTTGGGGATCTTGGTCGTTATGATCTTTTTCCCAACAGCCCCATTGCTATTTCGGTCGTTCATCGCTTTTTTATTTGCATTGGCAGGGACATTGATTTTTCTTTCTTTGACTCGTTTTCTACCGGCAAAAAATCAAGTGATGGTCCCTTTGATCGGTGTGATGTTTGGAAACATCATTGGCTCGATCGCGACGTTTTTTGCGTATCAATTTCAACTAGTACAGAATATGTCTTCCTGGCTGCAGGGGAATTTCTCGACAGTGATGAAGGGCAGCTATGAACTGCTTTACCTAACATTGCCGTTGTTGGCTTTGATTTATTTATTTGCTTATCGTTTTACGATTGCTGGTATGGGCGAAGATTTGGCGACAAATGTTGGGCTAAATTATCGACGCACACAATTTCTCGGCTTGAGCATTGTTGCTTTATCTAGTGCAGTTGTACTGATCATGGTGGGAAGCATCCCGTTTTTAGGTGTGATTGTTCCCAACTTGGTTGCGATGTATTATGGGGATCATATGAAAAACACCTTAAGTGTTACAGCTATTGGCGGCAGTGTTTTTCTGCTGATTTGCGATATTTTAGCACGTGTGGTGATTGCACCTTATGAAATCCCGGTCAGCGTTGTAGTCGGTGTATTAGGAAGTGTGATCTTTATTGCTCTCCTGTTAAGGAGGCGAACGGCATGA
- a CDS encoding iron chelate uptake ABC transporter family permease subunit has protein sequence MKHPLTKIFLLLCGVVLVSFLYLTYKTYGNWSFALALRGKKLAAFVLVGIGAAFSTISFQTVTQNHFLTPNILGLDALYVFIQTVLFFFMGGQVILGQESIPQFLGNIVLMMGVSILLSKFLLGKGKNDLFLLLMIGMILGTFFNSISTFLQVVMDPNEYDLLQGKLFASFGNVNSHYLVLAAILMLIFTAFLWSQSHSLDVLHLGHDQAMNLGIEVSRFQLMLLIVISGIVGLSTALVGPVTFLGFIVANMSYQLMGTYRHRELFIGGSLLAILLLVLGQFLVEQVFALNTTLSIVIEFGGGIYFVGKIISERKQQK, from the coding sequence ATGAAGCATCCACTGACAAAGATTTTTCTGTTGCTGTGTGGTGTAGTACTGGTCAGCTTTCTCTATTTGACGTACAAAACCTATGGCAATTGGTCCTTTGCTTTAGCACTGAGGGGAAAGAAGCTGGCGGCGTTTGTATTGGTTGGAATCGGTGCGGCCTTTTCTACGATCAGCTTTCAGACAGTGACCCAAAATCATTTTCTAACACCTAATATTCTAGGGTTAGATGCGCTATACGTATTTATTCAAACCGTTTTGTTCTTTTTTATGGGTGGACAGGTGATTTTAGGGCAGGAATCCATTCCACAATTTTTAGGCAATATCGTTCTTATGATGGGTGTCAGCATCTTGCTTTCTAAGTTTTTGTTAGGAAAAGGAAAAAACGATTTATTCTTATTGTTGATGATCGGGATGATACTGGGCACGTTTTTCAATAGTATCAGCACATTTTTGCAAGTGGTCATGGACCCAAATGAATATGATTTGCTGCAAGGAAAATTATTTGCCAGCTTTGGCAATGTCAACAGTCATTATCTCGTACTTGCAGCAATTTTGATGCTGATTTTTACTGCATTTCTTTGGAGTCAAAGCCATTCTTTGGACGTGCTTCATTTGGGGCATGATCAGGCTATGAATTTGGGGATCGAAGTTTCAAGGTTTCAGTTGATGCTTTTAATCGTGATCAGCGGTATCGTTGGACTTTCTACCGCCTTGGTAGGTCCCGTTACGTTTTTAGGCTTTATTGTCGCGAACATGAGCTATCAGCTAATGGGCACCTATCGCCATCGTGAGCTATTTATCGGTGGAAGTCTGTTGGCCATCTTGTTACTTGTTCTCGGGCAGTTTTTAGTTGAGCAGGTATTCGCGTTGAATACGACATTGAGTATTGTGATCGAGTTTGGCGGCGGCATTTATTTTGTTGGAAAAATAATCAGTGAAAGGAAGCAGCAGAAATGA
- a CDS encoding ABC transporter ATP-binding protein gives MIEINNVSKKYGDKRVVSEVQLPVAEQKLTAFIGPNGAGKSTLLSMMSRLIPKDTGEIYLDHNEVKTWKQNELSKKLSILKQANNISLKLTVRELVSFGRFPYSKGRMTKTDLEKVEEALAHLGLTELAETLIDTLSGGQLQRAYIAMVIAQDTDYILLDEPLNNLDMNYAVQMMQILRRLVDELGKTVVIVLHDINFAASYADEIVAMKDGKLFAHGSTDEIIQSKTLNRLYDMNIRICEIEGKRFCMYFS, from the coding sequence ATGATCGAAATCAACAATGTATCCAAGAAATATGGAGACAAGCGGGTTGTATCAGAAGTCCAGTTACCGGTTGCGGAGCAGAAGCTGACCGCTTTTATCGGACCGAATGGCGCTGGAAAAAGTACGCTGCTTTCCATGATGAGCCGACTGATTCCAAAGGACACAGGAGAAATCTATCTTGATCACAATGAAGTAAAAACCTGGAAGCAAAATGAGCTGTCGAAAAAACTGTCGATCCTCAAACAGGCAAACAATATCAGTTTGAAGTTGACAGTCAGAGAACTGGTCAGCTTTGGTCGCTTTCCTTACTCAAAAGGGCGCATGACTAAGACAGATCTTGAAAAAGTAGAGGAAGCATTGGCGCACCTTGGGTTGACTGAACTGGCAGAGACATTGATTGATACGCTATCCGGTGGGCAGTTACAACGGGCATACATTGCGATGGTCATTGCGCAAGACACAGATTATATTTTGTTGGATGAGCCCTTGAATAATTTAGATATGAACTATGCGGTTCAAATGATGCAGATTCTGCGTCGCTTAGTGGACGAACTTGGTAAAACCGTGGTTATTGTTTTGCATGATATTAATTTTGCGGCGAGCTACGCCGATGAAATTGTGGCAATGAAAGACGGAAAATTATTTGCTCATGGTAGTACGGACGAAATTATTCAGTCGAAAACCTTGAATCGTTTATATGATATGAACATTCGCATTTGCGAAATCGAAGGAAAAAGATTCTGTATGTACTTTAGTTAG
- a CDS encoding siderophore ABC transporter substrate-binding protein — protein sequence MKKNVLAFVAFSTVALLALGACGNSGDKAESADSSTASSEEATTITVEDSEGSVEVPKNPKKVVVFDNGSLDTLDALGVGDTVIGAPTANLPEYLSDYADVESAGGIKEPDLEKINELQPELIIISGRQQDFKEDLSNIAPTIYLSVDASDTWNSTKKNIETLAEIFDKQDEAEEKISTLEDEITEVKEKAEATDEKALVVLLNEGQLSAYGEGSRFGIIHDTFGFKQADENIEASTHGQSVSFEYVLEKNPDILFVVDRTQAIGGDTTNDNITDNELIKQTNAGKNGKVITLQPDVWYLSGGGLESVHLMIEDVTKALD from the coding sequence ATGAAGAAGAACGTTTTAGCATTTGTAGCATTTTCAACAGTAGCATTATTGGCATTAGGTGCTTGTGGTAATAGTGGAGACAAAGCAGAATCTGCAGATTCATCCACAGCAAGCAGTGAAGAGGCAACGACGATCACTGTAGAGGATTCTGAAGGATCCGTGGAAGTACCAAAAAATCCGAAGAAGGTCGTTGTATTTGATAATGGTTCATTAGATACATTGGATGCGTTAGGTGTTGGTGATACAGTCATCGGTGCGCCAACAGCTAATCTGCCGGAATACCTGAGTGATTATGCAGATGTTGAATCAGCAGGCGGCATCAAGGAACCTGACTTAGAAAAAATCAATGAGCTGCAACCGGAATTAATCATCATCTCTGGGCGTCAACAAGACTTCAAAGAAGACTTAAGCAATATTGCGCCAACGATTTATTTGTCTGTAGATGCTTCAGATACATGGAATTCTACGAAGAAAAACATTGAAACGCTAGCTGAGATTTTCGACAAGCAAGACGAAGCAGAAGAAAAAATCAGTACGCTGGAAGATGAAATCACAGAGGTGAAGGAAAAAGCAGAGGCTACAGATGAGAAAGCGTTGGTTGTGTTGTTGAACGAAGGACAACTGTCAGCATACGGAGAAGGCTCACGTTTTGGTATCATCCATGATACCTTCGGTTTTAAGCAAGCAGATGAAAACATCGAAGCTTCAACACATGGTCAAAGTGTTTCATTCGAATATGTGTTGGAAAAAAATCCAGATATTTTGTTTGTAGTAGATCGGACACAAGCAATCGGTGGCGATACTACAAATGATAACATTACCGATAACGAACTGATCAAACAGACAAATGCTGGGAAAAATGGTAAAGTGATCACGCTGCAGCCGGATGTATGGTATTTAAGCGGTGGTGGTCTGGAGTCTGTTCATTTAATGATCGAAGATGTAACAAAAGCATTGGATTAA